The Kogia breviceps isolate mKogBre1 chromosome 4, mKogBre1 haplotype 1, whole genome shotgun sequence genome window below encodes:
- the LOC131755776 gene encoding RNA/RNP complex-1-interacting phosphatase-like, with amino-acid sequence MPVSAGVRIAAFPAGRSSAKRKGGKDIPERWKEYLPVGQRMPGTRCIVFKVPLKKDLPETIRYLRICTIGLQVPDDDTIFKFPCAVNGFLKENKDNDI; translated from the exons ATGCCCGTGAGCGCTGGAGTCAGGATCGCGGCTTTTCCGGCCGGACGTTCATCGGCCAAGAGGAAGGGCGGAAAGGACATCCCGGAAAG GTGGAAAGAGTATCTCCCAGTGGGACAGCGGATGCCTGGGACTCGTTGCATTGTtttcaaagttcctttaaaaaag gacttaccagaaactattcgttatttaagaatttgtacaattgggcttcaggtgccagatgatgacactatttttaaattcccatgtgctgttaatgggtttttgaaagaaaataaagataatg atatttga